One window of Marmota flaviventris isolate mMarFla1 chromosome 5, mMarFla1.hap1, whole genome shotgun sequence genomic DNA carries:
- the C5H5orf63 gene encoding glutaredoxin-like protein C5orf63 homolog, with protein MFWFQGNSMQLAKSSFGLFLRNLSASKTTLPVLTLFTKDPCPLCDEAKEVLKPYKNRFILQEVDITLPENSAWYERYKFDIPVFHLNDQFLMKHRVNTSKLEKQLLKFEQQGATD; from the exons ATGTTCTGGTTTCAAGGAAATAGCATGCAACTTGCTAAATCCTCCTTTGGACTCTTCTTGAGAAATCTCTCTGCCTCTAAGACAACTTTGCCTGTGCTGACCTTATTCACAAAG GATCCATGCCCACTCTGTGATGAAGCCAAGGAAGTACTCAAGCCTTATAAAAACAGG TTTATTTTACAGGAGGTGGACATCACACTTCCAGAAAATTCTGCTTGGTATGAAAGGTATAAATTTGACATTCCCGTCTTTCATTTGAATGACCAGTTTCTAATGAAGCATCGAGTAAACACCTCAAAACTTGAGAAACAACTTCTGAAATTTGAGCAGCAAGGTGCTACAGACTGA